In the Numida meleagris isolate 19003 breed g44 Domestic line chromosome 5, NumMel1.0, whole genome shotgun sequence genome, one interval contains:
- the NABP1 gene encoding SOSS complex subunit B2 produces the protein MSVANDAYVFIKDIKPGLKNLNVVFIVLEIGRVTKTKDGHEVRSCKVADKTGSITISVWDEIGSLIQPGDIIRLTKGYASLWKGCLTLYTGRGGELHKVGEFCMVYSEVPNFSEPNSEHVGQNKLGQGEQNNSSASSNMGSCTFGPLGNGLQTGPESSGFPFTYNHGHSYAGSGRGNGRGPVNPATANSVQPLPPAVSNGRDPRRAFKR, from the exons ATGAGCGTGGCGAACGATGCGTACGTCTTCATAAAAGACATAAAACCCGGACTGAAAAACTTAAATGTCGTCTTTATTGTGCTGGAGATCG GGCGCGTCACCAAGACCAAGGACGGGCACGAGGTGAGGTCCTGCAAGGTGGCCGACAAGACGGGCAGCATCACCATCTCCGTGTGGGACGAGATTGGCAGCCTCATCCAGCCGGGGGACATCATCCGCCTCACCAAAGG GTATGCATCTCTGTGGAAAGGATGCCTGACACTTTATACAGGACGAGGAGGCGAGCTGCATAAAGTTGGGGA GTTCTGCATGGTATACTCAGAAGTGCCAAACTTCAGTGAGCCCAACTCAGAACACGTTGGACAGAACAAACTG GGGCAAGGCGAACAGAATAATAGTTCTGCATCAAGTAATATGGGTTCTTGTACTTTCGGGCCACTGG GAAATGGTTTACAAACTGGACCTGAATCAAGTGGATTTCCATTTACATATAATCATGGCCACTCTTATGCAGGTAGTGGGAGAGGCAATGGACGAGGACCTGTAAATCCAGCAACTGCTAATAGTGTTCAGCCTCTTCCCCCTGCTGTCAGTAATGGGAGGGACCCACGCAGAGCCTTTAAAAGATGA